A section of the Pseudomonas lini genome encodes:
- a CDS encoding DeoR/GlpR family transcriptional regulator produces MNLPPRQQQILELVRERGYVSIEEMAQLFVVTPQTIRRDINQLAEVNLLRRYHGGAAYDSSVENTAYAMRADQMRDEKQRIGEAIAAQIPDHASLFINIGTTTESIARALLNHNHLKIITNNLHVASMLSAKDDFDVLLTGGNVRRDGGVVGQASVDFINQFKVDFALVGISGIDEDGSLLDFDYQEVRVSQAIIANARQVILAADSSKFGRNAMIRLGPISLIDCLVTDQQPSPALAQLLSQHKIRLEVV; encoded by the coding sequence ATGAATCTGCCTCCCCGTCAGCAGCAAATCCTCGAACTGGTCCGCGAACGCGGCTATGTCAGCATCGAGGAAATGGCTCAGCTGTTCGTCGTTACACCGCAAACCATCCGCCGCGATATCAATCAACTGGCGGAAGTCAATTTACTGCGTCGCTACCACGGTGGCGCAGCCTATGATTCCAGCGTCGAAAACACCGCCTACGCCATGCGCGCCGATCAGATGCGCGATGAAAAGCAGCGCATCGGCGAAGCCATTGCCGCTCAGATTCCCGATCACGCCTCGCTGTTCATCAATATCGGTACCACTACCGAATCCATCGCTCGGGCGCTGCTCAACCACAACCATCTAAAAATCATCACTAACAACCTGCACGTCGCTTCGATGCTCAGCGCCAAGGACGATTTCGACGTTCTGCTGACCGGTGGCAACGTACGGCGCGACGGTGGTGTAGTCGGTCAGGCCAGCGTCGATTTCATCAACCAGTTCAAGGTCGACTTCGCCCTGGTCGGCATCAGCGGTATCGATGAAGACGGCAGTTTGCTGGACTTCGACTATCAGGAAGTACGGGTATCCCAGGCGATCATCGCCAATGCCCGGCAGGTGATTCTGGCGGCTGACTCCAGCAAATTCGGGCGCAATGCCATGATTCGCCTGGGACCGATCAGCCTGATCGATTGCCTGGTTACTGACCAGCAACCCTCGCCGGCCCTGGCGCAGTTGTTGAGCCAGCACAAGATTCGGCTGGAAGTGGTTTAA
- the glpD gene encoding glycerol-3-phosphate dehydrogenase: MPTSTLPTPPLAEVYDIAVIGGGINGVGIAADAAGRGLSVFLCEKDDLASHTSSASSKLIHGGLRYLEHYEFRLVREALAEREVLLAKAPHIVKQMRFVLPHRPHLRPAWMIRAGLFLYDHLGKREKLEGSKSLKFGPDSALKSEITKGFEYSDCWVDDARLVVLNAMAAREKGAHVHTQTRCVSARRTKGLWHLNLERADGSLFSIRAKALVNAAGPWVAKFIRDDLKMESPYGIRLIQGSHLIVPKLYEGEHAHILQNEDQRIVFTIPYLNHFTLIGTTDREYTGDPAKVAITEGETDYLLKVVNAHFKKQVSRDDILHSYSGVRPLCNDESDNPSAVTRDYTLALSGSGEEAPLLSVFGGKLTTYRKLAESALAQLAPYFTHIKPSWTASATLPGGEDMTTPQALSSRIRDQFDWLPTEIARRWATTYGSRTWRMLEGVESLSDLGEHIGGGLYTREVDYLCSEEWATTAHDILWRRSKLGLFTTPDEQQKLADYLNKVEQNRSKIEAA; this comes from the coding sequence ATGCCCACTTCTACCTTGCCTACGCCCCCTCTCGCCGAGGTTTACGATATCGCCGTCATCGGTGGTGGGATCAATGGCGTGGGGATCGCAGCGGATGCCGCCGGTCGCGGTCTTTCGGTGTTCCTTTGTGAAAAGGATGACCTGGCCAGCCACACCTCGTCTGCCAGCAGCAAGCTGATCCACGGCGGCCTGCGCTACCTCGAACATTACGAATTCCGCCTGGTGCGCGAAGCCCTCGCCGAGCGTGAAGTGCTGCTGGCCAAGGCGCCGCACATCGTCAAACAGATGCGCTTCGTGCTGCCGCACCGCCCGCACCTGCGTCCGGCCTGGATGATCCGCGCCGGCCTGTTCCTTTATGATCACCTTGGCAAACGGGAAAAGCTCGAAGGCTCGAAAAGCCTGAAGTTCGGCCCGGACAGCGCACTGAAAAGCGAAATCACCAAAGGCTTCGAATATTCCGATTGCTGGGTCGATGACGCACGTCTCGTTGTACTGAACGCCATGGCCGCCCGCGAGAAAGGCGCTCACGTCCATACCCAAACCCGTTGCGTCAGTGCCCGTCGCACCAAGGGCCTGTGGCACCTGAATCTGGAACGCGCCGATGGCAGCCTGTTTTCGATCCGCGCCAAAGCGCTGGTGAATGCGGCCGGCCCGTGGGTCGCCAAGTTCATCCGTGACGACCTGAAGATGGAGTCGCCGTACGGCATCCGTTTGATCCAGGGCAGCCACCTGATCGTGCCGAAGCTGTATGAAGGCGAACACGCGCACATTCTGCAGAACGAAGATCAGCGCATCGTGTTCACCATTCCGTACCTGAACCACTTCACCCTGATCGGCACCACCGACCGCGAGTACACCGGCGACCCGGCGAAAGTTGCGATCACTGAAGGCGAAACCGATTACCTGCTCAAAGTGGTCAACGCCCACTTCAAGAAGCAAGTCAGCCGCGACGACATCCTGCACAGCTACTCCGGCGTTCGTCCGCTGTGCAACGACGAGTCCGACAACCCGTCGGCCGTCACCCGCGATTACACCCTGGCGTTGTCGGGCAGTGGCGAAGAAGCACCGCTGCTGTCGGTGTTCGGCGGCAAACTGACGACTTACCGCAAACTGGCCGAGTCGGCACTGGCGCAACTGGCCCCGTACTTCACCCACATCAAGCCAAGCTGGACCGCCAGCGCTACCCTGCCCGGCGGTGAAGACATGACCACCCCGCAGGCCTTGAGCTCGCGGATTCGCGACCAATTCGACTGGCTGCCCACCGAGATCGCTCGACGCTGGGCCACCACTTACGGTAGCCGCACCTGGCGCATGCTCGAAGGTGTGGAAAGCCTCAGTGATCTGGGCGAACACATCGGCGGCGGTCTCTACACCCGCGAAGTCGATTACCTGTGCAGCGAAGAATGGGCGACCACCGCCCACGACATTCTGTGGCGCCGCAGCAAGCTTGGGCTGTTCACCACACCGGACGAGCAGCAGAAGCTGGCTGACTATCTGAACAAGGTTGAGCAGAACCGCAGCAAGATCGAAGCGGCCTGA
- a CDS encoding glutamate/aspartate ABC transporter substrate-binding protein, which produces MRIVPHILGAAIAAALISTPVFAAELTGTLKKIKESGTITLGHRDASIPFSYIADASGKPVGYSHDIQLKIVEAIKKDLDMPNLQVKYNLVTSQTRIPLVQNGTVDVECGSTTNNVERQQQVDFSVGIFEIGTKLLAKKDSPYKDFADLKGKNVVTTAGTTSERILKSMNADKQMGMNVISAKDHGESFQMLETGRAVAFMMDDALLAGEMAKAKKPTDWAVTGTAQSNEIYGCMVRKGDAPFKKAVDDAIVATYKSGEINKIYEKWFMQPIPPKGLNLMFPMSEELKALIANPTDKAADEKKS; this is translated from the coding sequence ATGCGCATCGTTCCCCATATCCTGGGCGCAGCCATTGCTGCCGCTCTGATTAGCACTCCAGTTTTCGCTGCCGAACTCACCGGCACACTGAAGAAGATCAAAGAGTCCGGCACCATCACCCTCGGGCATCGTGACGCTTCCATTCCGTTTTCCTACATCGCGGACGCTTCCGGCAAACCGGTCGGCTATTCCCACGATATCCAACTGAAAATCGTCGAAGCCATCAAGAAAGACCTGGACATGCCCAACCTCCAGGTCAAATACAACCTGGTGACCTCGCAAACCCGTATTCCGCTGGTGCAGAACGGCACCGTGGACGTCGAGTGCGGCTCCACCACCAACAACGTCGAGCGTCAGCAACAAGTTGACTTCTCCGTCGGCATCTTCGAAATCGGCACCAAGCTGCTGGCCAAGAAAGATTCGCCGTACAAAGACTTCGCCGACCTTAAAGGCAAGAACGTCGTGACCACCGCCGGTACCACGTCCGAGCGCATCCTCAAGTCGATGAACGCCGACAAGCAGATGGGCATGAACGTGATCTCCGCCAAAGACCATGGCGAATCCTTCCAGATGCTGGAAACCGGCCGTGCCGTGGCTTTCATGATGGACGACGCCTTGCTGGCCGGTGAAATGGCCAAGGCCAAGAAGCCGACCGACTGGGCCGTGACCGGGACTGCGCAGTCCAATGAAATTTACGGTTGCATGGTTCGCAAAGGCGACGCGCCGTTCAAGAAAGCTGTCGACGACGCCATCGTGGCGACCTACAAGTCTGGCGAGATCAACAAGATCTACGAAAAATGGTTCATGCAGCCAATCCCGCCAAAAGGCCTGAACCTGATGTTCCCGATGAGCGAAGAGCTCAAGGCCCTGATCGCCAATCCGACCGACAAAGCGGCTGACGAAAAGAAATCCTGA
- a CDS encoding amino acid ABC transporter permease, protein MNYNWDWGVFFKSTGVGSEIYFDWYLSGLGWTIAIAVAAWIIALLLGSILGVMRTVPNRIVSGIATCYVELFRNVPLLVQLFIWYFLVPDLLPADIQEWYKQDLNPTTSAFLSVVVCLGLFTTARVCEQVRTGIQALPRGQESAARAMGFKLPQIYWNVLLPQAYRIIIPPLTSEFLNVFKNSSVASLIGLMELLAQTKQTAEFSANLFEAFTLATLIYFTLNMGLMLLMRGVEKKVAVPGLISVGGK, encoded by the coding sequence ATGAATTACAACTGGGACTGGGGCGTGTTCTTCAAGTCCACCGGCGTGGGCAGCGAGATTTATTTCGACTGGTACCTCTCCGGTTTGGGCTGGACCATCGCCATCGCCGTCGCCGCCTGGATCATCGCGCTGCTGCTGGGCTCGATTCTGGGCGTCATGCGCACGGTACCGAATCGCATCGTATCGGGCATTGCGACCTGCTACGTCGAACTCTTCCGTAACGTGCCGCTGCTGGTTCAGCTGTTCATCTGGTACTTCCTGGTGCCCGACCTGCTGCCTGCGGACATCCAAGAGTGGTACAAGCAGGATCTCAACCCGACCACTTCGGCTTTCCTCAGCGTCGTCGTGTGCCTGGGTCTGTTCACTACTGCCCGGGTTTGCGAACAAGTACGTACTGGTATCCAGGCGCTGCCTCGCGGTCAGGAATCTGCTGCCCGTGCCATGGGTTTCAAGCTGCCGCAGATCTACTGGAACGTGCTGCTGCCCCAAGCTTATCGCATCATCATTCCGCCGCTTACCTCGGAATTTTTGAACGTGTTCAAGAACTCGTCCGTGGCCTCGCTGATCGGCCTGATGGAGCTGCTTGCGCAGACCAAACAGACCGCCGAGTTCTCCGCCAACCTGTTCGAAGCCTTCACCCTGGCAACGCTGATCTACTTCACGCTCAACATGGGCCTGATGCTGCTGATGCGTGGGGTCGAGAAGAAAGTCGCCGTACCGGGCCTGATTTCCGTAGGAGGTAAATGA
- a CDS encoding amino acid ABC transporter permease, translating into MEFDFTGIIPSLPGLWNGMVMTLKLMALGVSGGIILGTLLALMRLSHNKLLSNLAGAYVNYFRSIPLLLVITWFYLAVPFVLRWITGEDTPIGAFASCIVAFMMFEAAYFCEIVRAGVQSIPKGQMGAAQALGMGYGQMMRLIILPQAFRKMTPLLLQQSIILFQDTSLVYAVGLVDFLNASRASGDIIGRSNEFLIFAGFTYFIISFAASQLVKRLQKRFAV; encoded by the coding sequence ATGGAATTCGACTTCACGGGCATCATTCCGTCTCTGCCGGGTTTGTGGAACGGCATGGTCATGACCCTCAAACTGATGGCTCTGGGCGTGAGCGGCGGGATCATCCTCGGTACCCTGCTGGCACTGATGCGCCTGTCCCACAACAAACTGCTGTCGAACCTTGCCGGCGCCTACGTTAACTACTTCCGCTCGATCCCGCTGCTGTTGGTCATCACCTGGTTCTACCTGGCGGTGCCATTCGTACTGCGCTGGATCACCGGTGAAGACACCCCGATCGGCGCGTTCGCCTCGTGCATCGTGGCGTTCATGATGTTCGAAGCGGCGTACTTCTGCGAAATCGTCCGGGCCGGCGTGCAGTCGATCCCCAAGGGCCAGATGGGCGCCGCCCAGGCATTGGGCATGGGCTACGGCCAGATGATGCGATTGATCATCCTGCCGCAAGCGTTCCGCAAAATGACCCCGCTGCTGCTGCAACAGAGCATCATCCTGTTTCAGGACACCTCGCTGGTTTACGCGGTGGGTCTGGTGGACTTCCTCAATGCCTCGCGCGCCAGTGGCGACATCATCGGCCGCTCCAATGAGTTCCTGATCTTCGCTGGTTTCACATACTTCATCATCAGCTTTGCCGCCTCGCAGCTGGTCAAGCGTCTGCAAAAAAGGTTTGCCGTATGA
- a CDS encoding amino acid ABC transporter ATP-binding protein: MISIKNVNKWYGDFQVLTDCSTEVKKGEVIVVCGPSGSGKSTLIKCVNALEPFQKGDVIVDGTSIADPKTNLPKLRSRVGMVFQHFELFPHLSIMDNLTIAQIKVLGRSKEEASKKALQLLERVGLSAHAKKHPGQLSGGQQQRVAIARALAMDPIVMLFDEPTSALDPEMVNEVLDVMVQLAHEGMTMMCVTHEMGFARKVADRVIFMDQGKIIEDCKKEEFFGDINARAERTQHFLAKILQH; this comes from the coding sequence ATGATCTCTATCAAGAATGTCAACAAGTGGTATGGCGACTTCCAGGTACTGACTGACTGCAGCACCGAGGTCAAAAAAGGCGAAGTGATCGTGGTGTGCGGGCCATCCGGTTCCGGCAAATCCACCCTGATCAAATGCGTCAACGCGCTGGAACCGTTCCAGAAAGGCGACGTGATCGTCGATGGCACGTCCATCGCCGACCCGAAGACCAACCTGCCGAAACTGCGTTCGCGCGTCGGTATGGTGTTCCAGCATTTCGAACTGTTCCCGCACCTGAGCATCATGGATAACCTGACCATCGCGCAAATCAAGGTGCTGGGCCGCAGCAAGGAAGAAGCCAGCAAAAAAGCCCTGCAACTGCTTGAGCGCGTCGGCCTGTCTGCCCACGCCAAAAAGCACCCGGGCCAGCTTTCTGGTGGTCAGCAACAGCGTGTGGCGATTGCCCGTGCGCTGGCGATGGACCCGATCGTCATGCTGTTCGACGAACCGACCTCGGCGCTGGACCCGGAAATGGTCAACGAAGTACTCGACGTGATGGTGCAACTGGCCCACGAAGGCATGACCATGATGTGCGTGACCCACGAAATGGGCTTCGCCCGTAAAGTGGCGGACCGGGTGATCTTCATGGACCAGGGCAAGATCATCGAAGACTGCAAGAAAGAAGAGTTCTTCGGCGACATCAACGCCCGTGCCGAGCGTACACAGCACTTCCTCGCGAAAATTTTGCAGCACTAA
- a CDS encoding ATP-binding protein yields the protein MKCDSTLYRAAPPSLAVKPRLIRHLFLPPLVIALMIGLGCIGFWVSEHYGIRGLSENGQRQLELHARAVESEISKYTYLPSLLELESSVSRLLADPSPELRQTVNEYLEGLNRRSRSRAIYVMDTTGRVLATSNWRDVDSYLGEDLSFRAYFKNAVRGQPGRFYGIGSTSGEPGYYLAHGLEEHGKITGVAVVKVRLEAMEERWQRARLEAFVSDENGIIILSSDPARRLKSVVPLSDETKERLARSLQYYWYPLNELQPLAREPLAEGEEKLTFPANSELVSDEENISYLSQTRPLSDTPWNFTLLTPLQDLRREAINQGILVAVAFALVAFLLIAWNERRKVIATRLAAREALQEANNQLERRITERTTDLRASNERLKGQIRERRQAEETLRRAQDELVQAGKLAAIGQMSTSIAHELNQPLAALRTLSGNTVRFLERGQLDVASTNLKTINELIDRMGRITASLRSFARRGDDKGQASFGKAVDAALQLLGSRMESAHLQLHRDFVDVQVQIDQTRLEQILVNLIGNALDAMQAQPLPELWLEGEQCDGKYRLRVRDNGHGIDAETRKHLFEPFFTTKPGEQGLGLGLTLSASLAAATGGHLGVEHPASGGTTFVLSLPLVSPTPAEPI from the coding sequence ATGAAATGCGACTCCACTCTCTATCGCGCCGCGCCGCCATCACTCGCCGTGAAACCCCGTTTGATTCGCCATCTGTTCCTGCCGCCGCTGGTCATCGCCCTGATGATTGGATTGGGTTGTATCGGCTTCTGGGTCAGTGAACACTACGGAATTCGCGGCCTCAGCGAGAACGGCCAGCGTCAGCTGGAACTGCACGCCCGCGCCGTCGAGAGCGAAATCAGCAAGTACACCTACCTGCCCAGCCTGCTGGAACTCGAATCCAGTGTTTCCAGGCTGCTGGCCGACCCGTCTCCGGAACTACGGCAGACGGTCAACGAATACCTTGAAGGCCTGAACCGGCGTAGCCGCAGTCGGGCCATTTATGTGATGGACACCACCGGTCGCGTACTGGCCACCAGCAACTGGCGCGATGTCGACAGTTATCTGGGTGAAGACCTGTCCTTCCGTGCCTATTTCAAGAACGCCGTGCGCGGTCAGCCGGGGCGTTTCTACGGCATCGGCAGCACCAGCGGCGAACCTGGCTATTACCTGGCGCACGGCCTGGAAGAGCATGGCAAGATTACCGGCGTCGCGGTGGTCAAGGTTCGCCTCGAAGCCATGGAAGAACGCTGGCAGCGTGCGCGCCTGGAAGCCTTCGTCAGCGACGAGAACGGCATCATCATTCTCTCCAGCGATCCGGCGCGGCGGCTCAAATCAGTGGTGCCGTTGAGCGATGAAACGAAGGAACGCCTGGCCCGCAGCCTCCAGTATTACTGGTATCCGCTGAACGAACTGCAACCGCTGGCGCGCGAGCCTTTGGCTGAAGGTGAGGAGAAACTGACCTTCCCCGCCAACAGCGAACTGGTGTCCGATGAAGAGAACATCAGCTACCTCTCGCAAACCCGTCCTTTAAGCGATACACCCTGGAATTTCACCCTGCTCACGCCCCTGCAAGACCTGCGGCGTGAAGCGATCAATCAGGGGATTCTGGTGGCAGTCGCGTTTGCCCTGGTGGCCTTTCTGCTGATCGCCTGGAATGAGCGGCGCAAGGTCATCGCCACCCGCCTCGCGGCGCGGGAGGCCTTGCAGGAAGCCAACAATCAACTGGAGCGTCGGATTACCGAACGCACCACCGACCTGCGCGCCAGTAACGAACGGCTCAAGGGCCAGATCCGTGAACGCCGACAGGCCGAAGAGACCTTGCGCCGGGCCCAGGATGAACTGGTCCAGGCCGGCAAACTGGCCGCTATCGGCCAGATGTCCACCAGCATCGCCCACGAATTGAACCAGCCGCTGGCAGCCTTGCGGACCTTGTCCGGCAATACCGTGCGCTTTCTGGAACGCGGTCAGCTGGATGTGGCCAGCACCAATCTCAAGACGATTAACGAACTGATCGACCGCATGGGCCGGATCACCGCCAGCCTGCGTTCCTTCGCCCGGCGCGGTGATGACAAGGGCCAGGCCAGTTTTGGCAAAGCCGTAGACGCCGCCCTGCAATTGCTGGGCAGCCGGATGGAAAGCGCGCATCTGCAACTGCACCGTGACTTCGTCGATGTGCAGGTGCAGATCGACCAGACCCGTCTGGAGCAGATCCTGGTCAACCTGATCGGCAATGCCCTCGACGCCATGCAGGCACAGCCGCTGCCAGAGCTTTGGCTGGAAGGCGAACAGTGTGATGGCAAATACCGCCTGCGGGTACGCGACAACGGCCACGGCATCGATGCCGAAACGCGCAAGCATCTGTTCGAACCGTTCTTCACCACCAAACCCGGCGAACAAGGCCTGGGCCTCGGCCTGACCCTTTCCGCGAGCCTGGCCGCTGCCACCGGCGGGCATCTGGGTGTCGAACACCCGGCCAGCGGTGGTACCACCTTCGTCCTCAGTTTACCGTTGGTAAGCCCCACTCCCGCCGAGCCGATATGA
- a CDS encoding sigma-54-dependent transcriptional regulator, producing MNNDLSVLIVEDDPHVLLGCQQALTLEDIPCMGVGSAEEALERVGDNFAGIVISDIRLPGIDGLELLTRLKARDRSLPVVLITGHGDISMAVGAMQKGAYDFMEKPFSPERLVDVARRALEQRSLAREVSSLRRQLFERDSLEGRIIGRSPAMQNLRELIANVADTSANVLIEGETGTGKELVARCLHDFSRRHTKQFVALNCGGLPENLFESEIFGHEANAFTGAGKRRIGKIEHADGGTLFLDEVESMPLPLQIKLLRVLQERTLERLGSNQSVAVDCRVIAATKSDLDQSSKAGEFRSDLYYRLNVVTLELPPLRERREDILQLFEHFLQQSSLRFDRAVPELDNQTLSTLMSHDWPGNVRELRNVAERFALGLPAFKKSGTSGSNQGLAFAEAVEAFERNLLIDALQRSGGNLTQASQELGMAKTTLFDKVKKYGLSH from the coding sequence ATGAACAACGACCTTAGTGTGCTGATCGTCGAAGACGACCCCCATGTCCTGCTCGGTTGCCAACAGGCGCTGACCCTGGAAGATATTCCCTGCATGGGTGTGGGTAGCGCTGAAGAAGCGCTGGAGCGAGTCGGCGATAACTTCGCCGGCATCGTCATCAGCGACATCCGCCTGCCGGGCATCGATGGCCTGGAACTGCTGACCCGGCTCAAGGCCCGCGATCGCAGCCTGCCGGTGGTGCTGATTACCGGCCACGGCGACATTTCCATGGCTGTCGGCGCGATGCAGAAAGGCGCCTATGACTTCATGGAGAAACCCTTCTCCCCCGAACGCCTGGTGGACGTCGCCCGCCGCGCCCTGGAGCAACGCAGCCTGGCGCGGGAAGTGTCGTCGTTACGTCGACAACTGTTCGAGCGCGATTCCCTCGAAGGCCGGATCATCGGACGCTCGCCGGCGATGCAGAACCTGCGGGAACTGATCGCCAACGTCGCCGATACCTCGGCCAACGTGCTGATCGAAGGCGAGACCGGAACCGGTAAAGAGTTGGTTGCACGCTGCCTGCACGACTTCAGCCGTCGGCACACTAAACAGTTCGTCGCGCTGAACTGCGGTGGCCTGCCGGAGAACCTGTTCGAAAGCGAAATCTTCGGCCACGAGGCCAATGCCTTCACCGGTGCGGGCAAGCGGCGGATCGGCAAGATCGAACACGCCGACGGCGGCACGCTGTTCCTCGATGAAGTGGAAAGCATGCCGCTGCCGCTGCAGATCAAATTGCTGCGGGTGTTGCAGGAACGCACCCTCGAACGCCTCGGCTCGAACCAGAGCGTGGCCGTGGATTGCCGGGTAATCGCTGCGACCAAGTCCGATCTGGATCAATCGAGCAAGGCCGGCGAGTTTCGCAGCGACCTGTATTACCGCCTGAACGTGGTGACCCTGGAACTGCCGCCGCTGCGCGAACGCCGCGAAGACATCCTGCAATTGTTCGAACACTTCTTGCAGCAGTCATCCCTGCGCTTCGACCGCGCGGTGCCGGAGCTGGACAATCAGACCCTGTCGACCCTGATGAGCCACGACTGGCCGGGCAACGTGCGCGAATTGCGCAACGTCGCCGAGCGTTTCGCCCTTGGCCTGCCGGCCTTCAAGAAGTCCGGTACCAGCGGCAGCAATCAGGGCCTGGCCTTCGCCGAAGCGGTGGAAGCCTTCGAACGCAACCTGCTCATCGACGCCTTGCAGCGCAGCGGCGGCAACCTGACCCAGGCCAGCCAGGAACTGGGGATGGCCAAGACCACGCTGTTCGACAAAGTGAAGAAATACGGGTTGAGCCACTGA
- a CDS encoding GlpM family protein has product MFKATLGAAVVVILAMLAKTKNYYIAGLVPLFPTFALIAHYIVGKGRSLDDLKTTIVFGMWSIIPYFVYLATLYVMVDRMRLEASLAVAAVAWLMAATVLVSVWVRLHA; this is encoded by the coding sequence ATGTTCAAAGCAACCCTGGGCGCGGCAGTGGTGGTGATTCTGGCCATGCTGGCCAAGACCAAAAACTATTACATCGCCGGCCTGGTGCCGCTGTTTCCGACCTTTGCGCTGATCGCTCATTACATCGTCGGCAAGGGGCGTTCGCTGGATGATCTGAAAACCACCATCGTGTTTGGCATGTGGTCGATCATTCCGTACTTCGTCTACCTGGCGACCTTGTACGTGATGGTCGACCGGATGCGGCTGGAGGCTTCGCTGGCGGTGGCAGCGGTGGCGTGGTTGATGGCGGCGACGGTGCTCGTCAGCGTGTGGGTTCGCCTGCACGCCTGA
- a CDS encoding DsbA family oxidoreductase has product MSTPLKIDFVSDVSCPWCVVGLYSLTRALDLLGDEVQAEIRFQPFELNPKMGPEGQNITEHISEKYGSTPEQSQKNREMIRARGAEVGFAFRTDGNSRIYNTFDAHRLLHWAGLEGLQFNLKDALFKAYFTEGGNPSDHGQLAQIAESVGLNRQRAEAILASDEFAKEVREEEQLWLTRGVSSVPTVVFNGQYAVSGGQPVETFVGAIRQIMSEARGGTVS; this is encoded by the coding sequence ATGAGTACCCCCCTGAAAATCGATTTCGTCAGCGACGTGTCTTGCCCCTGGTGCGTCGTCGGTCTGTATAGCCTGACCCGTGCCCTGGATTTGCTCGGCGACGAAGTCCAGGCCGAGATCCGTTTCCAGCCGTTCGAACTGAACCCGAAGATGGGCCCCGAAGGCCAGAACATCACCGAACACATCAGCGAAAAGTACGGCTCGACGCCTGAGCAATCGCAGAAGAATCGCGAAATGATCCGCGCACGTGGTGCCGAGGTGGGTTTTGCTTTTCGCACGGACGGCAATAGCCGTATCTACAACACTTTTGATGCTCACCGCTTGCTGCATTGGGCCGGGCTGGAGGGGTTGCAGTTCAACCTGAAAGACGCACTGTTCAAAGCGTATTTCACCGAGGGCGGCAATCCGTCGGATCACGGGCAATTGGCGCAGATCGCCGAAAGCGTGGGGTTGAACCGGCAGCGGGCCGAGGCGATTCTGGCGTCCGATGAATTCGCCAAAGAGGTTCGCGAAGAAGAACAGTTGTGGTTAACGCGCGGCGTGAGTTCAGTGCCGACGGTGGTGTTCAACGGGCAGTACGCCGTCAGTGGCGGGCAGCCGGTGGAGACGTTTGTCGGTGCGATTCGCCAGATCATGAGTGAAGCCAGGGGCGGTACCGTGAGCTGA
- a CDS encoding DUF6124 family protein — protein sequence MFKITPNPPETDDVSPYETPGSKKLNEAADRALDYYLKPVIPKDTPRKPSTLYSVAPDADNETLLINACESLAAASVMLSDFAGMLNGPQRNTVLGIQNSVMLGELAVNRMLDNFVPT from the coding sequence ATGTTCAAAATTACACCAAACCCACCGGAAACCGACGACGTTTCCCCGTACGAAACCCCAGGCTCCAAAAAGCTCAACGAAGCCGCCGACCGCGCCCTCGATTACTACCTCAAACCGGTCATTCCCAAAGACACCCCACGCAAACCCAGCACCCTTTACTCCGTCGCCCCCGACGCCGACAACGAAACCCTGCTGATCAACGCCTGCGAATCGCTGGCGGCGGCGAGCGTGATGTTGAGTGATTTCGCGGGGATGCTGAACGGCCCGCAGCGCAACACCGTGCTCGGCATCCAGAACTCCGTCATGTTGGGTGAACTGGCGGTGAACCGGATGCTGGATAACTTCGTTCCAACGTAA